In Triticum aestivum cultivar Chinese Spring chromosome 5B, IWGSC CS RefSeq v2.1, whole genome shotgun sequence, the following proteins share a genomic window:
- the LOC123116820 gene encoding uncharacterized protein codes for MAARPHTVRDLYNVEDLLLLRPSKRSMGKVEIPRCRLEEDAAINAAIKLKSMVDSGDASLVNPDVLASKLRAKDAIEDAIKEMVQQQIQWQSREIQEVDACIAILKNRLQTPDADIPLPGPSMAPQGKWKVIDHCIYPEIWALSSV; via the exons atggCCGCCAGGCCTCACACGGTGAGAGACCTCTACAACGTGGAGGATCTGCTACTGCTGCggccctccaagaggtccatggGAAAGGTGGAGATCCCTCGCTGCCGTCTCGAGGAGGACGCGGCCATCAACGCCGCCATCAAGCTCAAGTCCATGGTCGACTCGGGAGATGCCAGTCTGGTCAATCCGGATGTACTGGCATCCAAGCTAAGGGCCAAGGACGCCATTGAAGATGCGATCAAGGAGATGGTTCAGCAGCAGATACAATGGCAGTCCCGAGAGATCCAGGAGGTGGATGCGTGCATCGCCATCCTCAAGAACCGGCTCCAGACCCCCGACGCTGACATCCCCCTCCCAGGCCCGTCGATGGCGCCCCAGGGCAAGTGGAAAGTTATTGATCACTGCATCTACCCCGAAA TTTGGGCCCTATCCTCCGTATGA